One part of the Tolypothrix sp. NIES-4075 genome encodes these proteins:
- a CDS encoding NHLP bacteriocin system secretion protein → MVASKTIAPKTGAMVRSRNNTHKAFISLSQLSPNSVKMPNKARKLFREEALERLNSPEQLDRLMLLTSRQAWVPLVSMGFLVVVAGIWSVVGRIPLTVTGSGVLIRPRNVVQFQAFGGGQLLILNIKPGDTVRQGQVLATIDQSNIKQQLQQENAKFIQLKEQNQDTDRLQKQQIALQQRTLEQQQEDFEESLRRESVAPTLHSETIRALEQKRQSLEQSLLREKVEPVLYKQTLAALAEKRKSLLERSSKISSLLQTLQQRVETRRNLFQQKVISQDVLLQAQQELLNQETQLGDIQTQLKDLDVQKTSSEREYLQNLNRIDDIKNNIQEIKVQKTNADREYLQNLNKIDDIKTKIKDIEAQKTKLVQQDLEKSIGKLNQIQEVRSKIAQLKLQLTQSGLIISKYNGRILSVGVLPGQIVSAGTRIGTIEAEDPNTKLSSLVYFADKDGKLLKPGMTVQVTPSVVKRDRFGGIVGVVTNISPFPVTTQDITAQVGNEDLAKSLANNNAARVQVQVQLQEDLNTTSGYKWSSSSGPALKISSGTTTEVRVKVGEVAPISYIIPIFRSWTGVY, encoded by the coding sequence GTGGTCGCCTCAAAGACCATCGCACCCAAGACGGGTGCAATGGTGCGATCGCGCAACAACACACACAAAGCCTTTATTTCTCTTTCTCAACTAAGTCCAAATTCCGTAAAAATGCCGAATAAAGCGAGAAAACTTTTCCGTGAAGAAGCCTTAGAACGCTTGAACTCTCCAGAACAGCTTGACCGACTGATGCTCTTAACAAGCCGTCAAGCCTGGGTGCCCTTGGTTTCTATGGGCTTTTTGGTAGTTGTAGCTGGCATCTGGAGTGTAGTCGGGCGAATTCCCCTCACCGTCACAGGTTCTGGGGTGTTGATCCGACCTCGTAATGTGGTGCAATTTCAAGCATTTGGTGGTGGTCAATTGTTAATCTTGAACATCAAGCCAGGAGATACCGTTAGGCAAGGTCAAGTACTCGCTACCATAGATCAATCTAATATTAAGCAACAACTACAACAAGAAAACGCAAAATTTATTCAGCTCAAAGAGCAGAATCAAGACACAGATAGGCTGCAAAAACAACAAATAGCGCTGCAACAAAGAACCCTTGAGCAGCAGCAAGAAGACTTTGAAGAAAGTCTGCGTCGAGAGTCAGTAGCCCCGACGCTACACTCCGAAACTATAAGAGCGTTAGAGCAAAAACGACAAAGCCTTGAGCAAAGCCTGTTAAGAGAAAAAGTCGAGCCAGTGCTTTACAAACAAACTCTTGCCGCACTAGCAGAAAAACGCAAAAGTCTTCTAGAGCGCTCATCAAAAATTAGCTCATTACTGCAAACTTTGCAACAACGAGTTGAAACTCGTCGTAATCTCTTTCAACAGAAAGTGATTAGTCAGGATGTACTGCTGCAAGCCCAGCAGGAGTTGTTGAACCAAGAGACGCAACTGGGGGATATTCAAACACAACTCAAAGACCTTGATGTTCAAAAAACGTCGAGCGAACGGGAATATCTACAAAATCTAAATAGAATTGATGATATCAAAAACAATATTCAAGAAATTAAAGTTCAAAAAACCAATGCAGACCGGGAATACCTGCAAAATCTGAATAAAATTGACGATATTAAAACCAAAATTAAAGATATCGAAGCCCAAAAAACCAAACTAGTTCAACAAGATTTAGAAAAGTCAATAGGCAAATTAAATCAAATTCAGGAAGTTAGAAGCAAGATTGCTCAGTTAAAACTGCAATTAACTCAGTCTGGACTAATTATCAGCAAATATAATGGTCGCATCTTGTCAGTTGGTGTCCTTCCCGGTCAAATTGTCAGCGCTGGTACCCGGATTGGGACGATTGAAGCTGAAGACCCCAATACCAAACTGTCCAGTCTTGTTTACTTTGCGGATAAGGATGGCAAGCTTCTAAAACCTGGTATGACTGTACAAGTCACACCCAGCGTTGTCAAGCGCGATCGCTTTGGTGGAATAGTAGGGGTAGTAACGAACATTTCTCCCTTTCCCGTGACAACTCAAGATATTACAGCGCAAGTCGGTAACGAAGACTTAGCTAAAAGCCTTGCCAATAATAACGCAGCTCGCGTGCAAGTTCAGGTTCAACTACAAGAAGACTTAAATACCACCAGTGGTTACAAATGGTCTTCCTCTTCTGGACCTGCACTAAAAATTTCATCTGGTACGACTACGGAAGTCCGGGTAAAAGTTGGAGAAGTGGCACCTATTTCTTACATTATTCCTATATTTCGCTCTTGGACTGGTGTATATTAA